A genomic window from Psychrilyobacter piezotolerans includes:
- a CDS encoding TatD family hydrolase, translating to MKLADTHCHIDSDRYDEDRENILKEIEGNLEFAVNIGYDLDSSKRSIELADRHDFMYAVVGVHPTDIKGYNDELEDQLEELAGHPKVVAIGEIGLDYHWMKDEKEEQKTVFRRQLELAKRVNKPVVIHTRDATHDTLEILKEYPEIKGIVHCYPGSYESAVEIMDNYYFGVGGVITFKNARKLVEAVSKIPLDRLVIETDSPYLTPTPFRGKRNHPIYVEHIARKIAEIKEISYEEVVRVTTENAKKIYGI from the coding sequence ATGAAATTAGCGGATACACACTGTCATATAGACAGTGATAGATATGATGAGGATAGGGAGAATATCTTAAAAGAGATAGAAGGAAATTTAGAATTTGCAGTGAATATCGGTTATGATTTAGATTCTTCTAAAAGATCTATAGAATTGGCAGATAGACATGATTTTATGTATGCCGTGGTAGGAGTTCATCCCACAGATATAAAGGGATATAACGATGAATTAGAAGATCAATTGGAGGAGTTAGCCGGTCATCCCAAGGTAGTAGCCATAGGTGAGATAGGGCTGGATTACCATTGGATGAAGGATGAAAAAGAGGAGCAGAAAACAGTATTTAGAAGACAGCTGGAGCTGGCTAAAAGAGTAAATAAACCCGTAGTTATCCATACAAGGGATGCTACCCATGATACTCTGGAGATTTTGAAAGAATATCCTGAAATAAAGGGAATAGTTCATTGCTATCCGGGTTCTTATGAAAGTGCAGTGGAGATTATGGATAATTATTATTTTGGAGTGGGAGGAGTGATTACCTTTAAGAATGCCAGAAAACTTGTAGAAGCTGTATCAAAGATACCTTTGGACAGGCTGGTAATAGAAACTGATTCTCCATATTTGACTCCTACACCATTCAGAGGGAAGAGAAATCATCCTATCTATGTGGAACATATAGCCAGAAAGATAGCTGAGATAAAGGAAATTTCCTATGAGGAAGTAGTGAGAGTCACTACGGAAAATGCCAAAAAAATTTATGGGATATAA
- a CDS encoding putative RNA methyltransferase, which translates to MSILKCPVCQGELNRIEKSYRCKNNHTFDMGKQGYVNLHMSNEKRSKNPGDDKEMIVSRKNFLEKGYYKKISETLNESIKKEIGSKSGINILDIGCGEGYYTNLLRDSLEEGNPGSHIVGIDISKDGIIHAARTYKGIEWIVASGSNLPIASESLDYVICMFSYIDPAEYKRVLKKGGKLITVSTGEYHLVEIKEVVYDKLKMDYYRPTQDITEGYSHKELINVRYETELKDGKDIKSLFDMTPYRWKSPKDGVERLFNLSELKITVDVNIDIFEKN; encoded by the coding sequence ATGAGTATATTAAAGTGTCCTGTATGTCAGGGTGAGTTAAATAGGATTGAAAAAAGTTACAGGTGCAAAAATAATCATACCTTTGATATGGGAAAACAGGGGTATGTAAACCTGCATATGTCCAATGAGAAAAGGAGTAAAAATCCCGGGGATGATAAGGAGATGATAGTCTCAAGGAAAAACTTTTTGGAGAAGGGTTATTATAAAAAAATATCAGAAACTTTGAATGAAAGTATAAAAAAGGAGATAGGAAGTAAAAGCGGTATAAATATCTTAGACATAGGATGTGGAGAGGGGTATTATACCAATCTTTTGAGGGACAGTCTGGAGGAGGGAAATCCAGGTTCCCATATTGTAGGAATAGATATATCCAAAGATGGGATTATCCATGCTGCCAGAACTTACAAGGGGATTGAATGGATAGTAGCGAGCGGATCAAATCTTCCCATTGCCAGCGAATCACTGGATTATGTGATCTGTATGTTCAGTTATATAGATCCTGCAGAGTATAAAAGGGTGTTGAAAAAAGGCGGGAAGTTAATAACTGTCAGTACAGGAGAATACCATCTGGTGGAGATTAAAGAGGTGGTTTACGATAAGCTGAAGATGGATTACTACAGACCCACCCAGGATATAACGGAGGGATACAGCCATAAAGAACTGATAAATGTCAGATATGAAACTGAATTAAAAGATGGCAAAGATATAAAAAGTTTATTTGATATGACTCCCTACAGGTGGAAAAGCCCCAAGGACGGGGTGGAAAGACTTTTTAATTTATCGGAATTGAAGATAACAGTAGATGTAAATATAGATATTTTTGAAAAAAATTAA
- the acpS gene encoding holo-ACP synthase, translating to MIIGLGTDIVEISRIKKAIERTSTFLEKVYTKKEIEYISQKKNPYPSYAGRFAAKEAISKAFGTGVREFGLLDIEILNDDLGKPVVYLSDKLSERYNGRLNLSISHSKEYATATAILEGQ from the coding sequence GTGATTATAGGATTAGGAACGGACATAGTGGAAATTTCCAGGATAAAAAAAGCTATCGAAAGAACTTCTACTTTTTTAGAAAAGGTATATACGAAAAAAGAAATAGAATATATCTCGCAGAAAAAAAATCCATACCCCAGTTATGCAGGGAGATTTGCAGCCAAGGAGGCTATCTCAAAAGCCTTTGGAACTGGTGTCAGGGAATTCGGTCTGCTGGACATAGAGATACTAAATGATGATTTAGGGAAACCCGTAGTTTATCTGTCGGATAAACTGAGTGAAAGATATAATGGGAGATTAAATTTAAGCATCTCTCATTCCAAGGAGTATGCAACTGCAACTGCTATTTTAGAGGGGCAGTAA
- a CDS encoding FMN-binding protein: MKKIILYLVMGTTILGAQLVDGYYSVQGEKYHYGWLSTASITVEDGEIVEITTNKVNKEGDLVTEDAEYNKKMLAKSGVTFKEFSVEGPKNLMAVLKGNRDTAFHLPEIDIVAGATSSSKKFKKMMEFLVEKAESGEAGKYRMKL; the protein is encoded by the coding sequence ATGAAGAAAATAATTTTATACCTGGTTATGGGAACGACTATCCTAGGGGCACAATTGGTGGACGGATATTATTCTGTTCAGGGAGAAAAATATCATTATGGATGGTTATCAACTGCCAGTATCACAGTAGAAGACGGTGAGATAGTAGAAATTACCACCAATAAGGTGAATAAAGAGGGAGATTTAGTAACAGAGGATGCGGAATATAACAAAAAAATGCTGGCTAAATCAGGAGTTACTTTTAAAGAATTTTCAGTGGAAGGACCTAAAAACCTTATGGCAGTATTGAAGGGGAACAGGGATACGGCATTTCATCTGCCGGAGATAGATATTGTAGCAGGAGCTACAAGTTCCAGTAAAAAATTTAAAAAGATGATGGAATTTTTGGTGGAGAAGGCAGAATCTGGAGAGGCAGGAAAGTACAGGATGAAACTATAG
- the rsxC gene encoding electron transport complex subunit RsxC, producing MFFKPIFFRGGIHPGEKEITSEKKIEKMPEVGTYRVTTLQHIGVPAAVMVKVGDHVKKYQKIGKAQVKFSAFIHSPCSGKITQIKKINIRGREAEEITIENDFSGEEFERKGLRNFTPEKLQELVDDLGIVGLGGATFPTHIKLEGKLKTIIINGVECEPYLNADNRVMIESTYEILDGIEILMTTFDMEEGIIGIEENKVVAIEKMEQAVKGYSRIRVQKLPTIYPQGAEKQLIKALLKKEIKSFPMEIEAVTLNVGTILAIYRGVTYGTPIVERIVTVSGEGIENPKNLSIPIGTPVKDVLNYVGVKEDIVDKIIACGPMMGREIGETEVTSKGMNGILALGKEKFPPKLPCIRCGRCVDVCPMGLLPLEYDRLAKKGKYHQMEKEFSLSSCIKCGNCEYICPSQVPLMEAIFLGLEKGRDRDD from the coding sequence ATGTTTTTTAAACCTATATTTTTTAGAGGGGGAATCCACCCTGGAGAGAAAGAAATAACTTCTGAAAAAAAAATTGAAAAGATGCCGGAGGTGGGGACCTACAGAGTAACTACCCTTCAGCATATAGGTGTCCCTGCTGCTGTCATGGTCAAGGTAGGGGATCACGTAAAAAAATATCAAAAGATAGGAAAGGCTCAGGTAAAATTTTCTGCTTTTATTCACTCTCCCTGTTCCGGGAAAATTACCCAGATAAAAAAAATTAATATAAGGGGACGGGAAGCAGAAGAGATAACTATAGAAAATGATTTTTCAGGGGAAGAATTTGAAAGAAAGGGTCTTCGAAATTTTACTCCTGAAAAACTCCAGGAATTAGTGGATGATCTGGGGATAGTAGGTCTCGGAGGAGCTACCTTTCCTACCCATATTAAACTGGAAGGAAAGTTGAAAACCATCATAATAAATGGTGTTGAATGTGAGCCCTATTTAAACGCTGATAATAGAGTAATGATCGAGAGTACGTATGAAATATTAGATGGAATAGAAATTCTTATGACGACATTTGACATGGAAGAAGGGATAATAGGGATAGAGGAAAATAAAGTTGTGGCCATTGAAAAAATGGAACAGGCTGTCAAAGGATATTCCAGGATCAGGGTACAAAAATTACCCACCATATATCCCCAGGGGGCAGAAAAACAGCTTATAAAAGCTTTATTGAAAAAGGAGATAAAATCTTTTCCCATGGAGATAGAGGCTGTCACTTTAAATGTTGGTACTATTTTGGCTATCTACAGGGGAGTAACCTATGGAACTCCAATAGTCGAACGTATAGTCACAGTATCCGGGGAAGGGATAGAAAACCCTAAAAACCTATCTATTCCCATAGGAACTCCGGTAAAAGATGTTTTAAATTATGTAGGAGTTAAGGAAGATATAGTGGATAAAATCATAGCCTGCGGGCCTATGATGGGCCGAGAGATAGGAGAAACAGAGGTCACTTCCAAGGGAATGAACGGTATTTTGGCCTTAGGAAAGGAAAAATTTCCTCCTAAATTACCTTGTATAAGGTGCGGAAGGTGTGTAGACGTATGCCCCATGGGGCTTCTCCCCTTGGAATATGACAGGCTGGCAAAAAAAGGGAAGTATCATCAGATGGAAAAAGAATTTTCCCTGTCTTCCTGTATAAAATGCGGCAATTGTGAATATATATGTCCCAGCCAGGTTCCTCTGATGGAGGCTATATTTTTAGGACTGGAAAAGGGAAGGGATAGAGATGACTAA
- a CDS encoding RnfABCDGE type electron transport complex subunit D: MTKTAPYISSKNTTQNLMREVGIALLPCMAVSIYFYGTAAVKILLSTVIFSFFTEIFWQNIKKERTHDGSGIIAGLILALSLPSTTPFYVAGIGGVIAISSKHILGGLGKNLFNPAILGRLFLMIVFPMYLYQVNNFDGTAGVSLYPIIKYGGLSEIIGDLGEPLFYRNLILGNRLGSIGESSIIAVFLGYVYLVCKKSIKWEGPVILLGTIYVLNSFVSPNPFLNMIIGGGLFASVFIVTDPVTSPYTRLGYGFYLVLMGIFIFGITEFTSQPTGITMGILGANLMVPIINRYTPNRVFAKSYPYLKLVKLILISSLFIMGGFYLVTYKNKEIIPKGINYTNLRKYFGSDVEFEDKIIEDGFIYYPLKRDEMDIGTYVVGDSKGYGKERIGFDLAVDTEHKIKGLTITHEKETWRLGDQISSSCWQNQWIGRDSSYKFNKEVDGFLGATYTSKNLHRTFKKILQTHERLFGKGYSDIDGSGGATDTYTDGTGGATDIDGTGGATD, translated from the coding sequence ATGACTAAGACAGCTCCTTATATTAGTTCAAAGAACACAACTCAAAATCTCATGAGAGAAGTGGGGATAGCCCTCCTTCCATGTATGGCAGTGAGTATCTATTTTTATGGAACAGCAGCGGTAAAGATCCTGTTAAGTACGGTAATATTTTCATTTTTTACTGAAATTTTTTGGCAAAATATAAAAAAAGAGAGGACTCACGATGGCAGCGGGATAATAGCCGGGCTGATCCTGGCCCTCTCTCTGCCGTCCACAACTCCATTTTATGTAGCAGGAATAGGAGGGGTTATAGCCATTTCAAGTAAACATATCTTGGGAGGGCTGGGGAAAAATTTATTTAATCCGGCAATCCTGGGAAGGTTATTTTTAATGATAGTATTTCCCATGTACCTCTATCAGGTAAATAACTTTGATGGAACTGCCGGGGTGTCCCTCTACCCTATTATAAAATATGGGGGGCTCTCTGAAATCATAGGTGACCTGGGAGAACCTTTATTTTACAGGAATTTAATCCTGGGAAACAGGCTGGGAAGTATCGGAGAAAGCTCTATAATTGCAGTTTTTTTAGGGTATGTTTATCTGGTCTGTAAAAAATCCATAAAGTGGGAGGGACCTGTAATCTTATTGGGAACAATATATGTATTGAACAGTTTTGTGTCTCCTAATCCATTTTTAAATATGATCATAGGGGGCGGATTATTTGCTTCGGTATTTATAGTTACCGATCCGGTTACCAGCCCCTATACAAGGCTGGGATATGGTTTTTATCTGGTATTGATGGGAATCTTTATTTTCGGGATAACGGAATTTACCAGTCAGCCCACAGGGATAACCATGGGGATATTAGGAGCAAATTTAATGGTTCCCATAATCAATAGATATACTCCAAACAGGGTTTTTGCCAAATCCTATCCCTATCTTAAACTTGTAAAATTGATTTTAATCAGCAGTTTATTTATAATGGGAGGATTTTATCTAGTCACCTATAAAAATAAAGAGATTATTCCCAAGGGGATAAATTATACAAATTTAAGAAAATATTTCGGAAGTGATGTGGAATTTGAGGACAAAATAATTGAGGATGGATTTATCTATTATCCCTTAAAAAGAGATGAAATGGATATAGGAACTTATGTTGTGGGAGACTCCAAGGGATACGGAAAAGAAAGGATAGGTTTTGATCTGGCTGTAGATACAGAACATAAGATAAAAGGGCTGACAATAACTCATGAAAAGGAAACGTGGAGATTGGGAGACCAGATCTCTTCTTCCTGCTGGCAGAATCAGTGGATAGGAAGGGACAGCAGTTATAAGTTCAATAAAGAAGTTGATGGTTTTTTAGGGGCTACATATACCTCTAAAAATCTGCACAGGACCTTTAAAAAAATCCTGCAAACTCATGAAAGACTCTTTGGTAAAGGTTATTCCGACATAGATGGAAGTGGAGGGGCTACCGATACATACACAGATGGAACCGGAGGAGCCACAGATATAGACGGAACCGGCGGGGCTACAGATTAA
- a CDS encoding NADH-quinone oxidoreductase subunit NuoE family protein yields MDIYEEIEKIIENLEDKNNELEVLEFIQNSEGCISKDMIKFVAEKMDKFDFSIENTIKFYPHLKTEGKQIIEVKVCTHTACKNNGSGKILEEAKKLLGVEVDEITPDGKYRLMTQRCFGQCGKGPNVKIGSEIYNKMTPEILGNLLIEKN; encoded by the coding sequence ATGGATATATATGAAGAGATCGAAAAAATTATAGAAAATTTAGAGGATAAAAATAATGAATTGGAAGTGTTGGAATTCATTCAAAATTCAGAGGGCTGTATATCTAAAGATATGATAAAATTTGTTGCAGAGAAGATGGATAAATTTGATTTTTCTATTGAGAATACAATTAAATTCTATCCCCACCTGAAGACCGAGGGGAAACAAATTATAGAGGTGAAGGTCTGCACCCATACAGCTTGTAAAAACAATGGAAGCGGGAAGATACTGGAGGAAGCTAAAAAGCTTTTAGGGGTAGAAGTAGATGAAATAACTCCTGACGGGAAATACAGATTGATGACCCAGAGATGTTTCGGTCAGTGCGGGAAGGGACCCAATGTGAAGATAGGCAGTGAGATCTATAATAAGATGACCCCTGAGATCCTGGGCAATTTACTAATAGAAAAAAATTAA
- a CDS encoding restriction endonuclease translates to MLIKDLKIDQVLENKEIAETFLCSNQGGVRKSKKTNTIVLLAKFNNCSYKHRKDGDILYFTGMGKKGDQEMKRQNKSILNAKGEGFALHLLELYEDKKYIYKGEVELVSSPVIERQLDDNKEERDVFIFPLKIK, encoded by the coding sequence ATGTTAATAAAAGATTTAAAGATAGATCAAGTTTTAGAAAACAAGGAGATAGCAGAGACTTTTCTGTGTTCAAACCAGGGGGGAGTCAGAAAGAGTAAGAAAACTAATACCATAGTTCTGCTGGCTAAATTTAATAACTGCTCGTATAAACACAGAAAGGATGGAGATATCCTTTATTTTACCGGGATGGGTAAAAAAGGTGATCAGGAGATGAAAAGACAGAATAAATCTATCTTAAATGCCAAAGGGGAGGGGTTTGCCCTTCATCTGTTAGAATTATATGAAGATAAAAAATATATCTACAAGGGAGAGGTGGAGCTGGTTTCGAGTCCCGTAATAGAGAGACAATTAGATGACAATAAAGAGGAGAGGGATGTTTTTATCTTTCCCCTAAAGATAAAGTAA
- a CDS encoding biotin--[acetyl-CoA-carboxylase] ligase: protein MRIFHFDKLGSTNDYLKEKKDKKEWDLVIADIQTSGRGRRGNLWVSPPGAGLFSFALKEDPNLSMEEYSKLPLIAGIALLKGLKTVVKLNYKFKWTNDIYLCDKKLSGILVEKVGDFFIIGIGININNLEFLGESKNGISLKSVTEDEYEVVNTIKIIMDSFKKYWNRYLRGEWNEILYEINEKNHLLNREIEVEFLGNKVSGIGRKILKNGKLEVETVDGIKEFMVGEVHIKL from the coding sequence ATGAGAATATTTCACTTTGATAAGCTGGGATCTACCAATGACTATCTGAAGGAAAAAAAGGATAAAAAAGAGTGGGATCTGGTTATAGCAGACATTCAAACTTCCGGGCGGGGAAGGAGGGGAAACCTTTGGGTATCTCCTCCAGGAGCAGGACTGTTCAGCTTCGCCTTGAAGGAAGACCCAAACCTAAGTATGGAAGAATACAGCAAACTGCCGCTGATCGCGGGTATCGCCTTATTAAAGGGGTTGAAAACTGTGGTAAAATTAAACTATAAATTTAAATGGACCAACGATATCTATTTATGCGACAAAAAATTATCCGGGATCCTGGTAGAAAAAGTAGGAGATTTTTTTATTATAGGAATAGGGATAAATATAAATAATTTAGAATTTTTAGGAGAATCTAAAAACGGGATCTCTTTAAAAAGTGTAACGGAGGATGAGTATGAGGTCGTAAACACCATAAAAATAATTATGGATTCATTTAAAAAATATTGGAATAGATATCTCAGGGGAGAGTGGAATGAAATTTTATACGAGATAAATGAAAAAAATCACCTTCTGAACAGGGAGATAGAGGTAGAGTTTTTAGGTAATAAGGTATCCGGCATAGGAAGAAAAATTCTGAAAAATGGTAAATTAGAGGTAGAAACTGTGGATGGAATAAAAGAATTTATGGTAGGAGAGGTCCATATTAAATTATAG
- a CDS encoding potassium channel family protein, whose amino-acid sequence MKKGLMNTVILLIISIILGNTLRIDASIDENLKVKMYYSLAIFMNLIPITYFLFKFRVAKKRPIFFMGFIFYYLIILPIWMSFAFEEGMVGKLGLTRDSLTSLKWIIILNLIFLLISQLFIFKYVFVDILSGRRRGKSNDIGIVFLTYITLGIIFGFLYILLIENNPNALGGMILEGLGAKGLYFRGMYFSFITLTSVGYGEIVPISLAAQALTILESVMGVLLLSFSLGIVFSSNLNIKEEQERIEKENLQKKNINGDISPEKYEELKRTLMTEFQDSLDRNIERYMEEKDKK is encoded by the coding sequence ATGAAAAAAGGACTTATGAATACAGTAATTCTCCTGATTATTTCCATTATTTTGGGAAATACTCTGAGGATAGATGCAAGTATAGATGAAAACTTGAAAGTTAAAATGTATTATAGTTTGGCTATATTTATGAATTTGATTCCAATAACCTATTTTTTGTTTAAATTCAGAGTGGCTAAAAAAAGACCGATATTCTTTATGGGGTTTATCTTCTATTATTTAATAATCCTGCCCATATGGATGAGCTTTGCCTTTGAAGAAGGAATGGTGGGGAAGTTAGGTCTAACCAGAGATAGTTTGACATCATTGAAATGGATAATAATATTAAACTTAATATTTTTATTGATCTCTCAGTTATTTATATTCAAATATGTATTTGTGGATATTTTATCCGGCAGGAGGAGAGGTAAGAGTAATGATATCGGAATAGTCTTTTTAACCTATATAACACTGGGAATAATTTTTGGTTTTTTGTATATATTGCTGATAGAAAATAATCCAAATGCCTTAGGGGGTATGATACTGGAAGGTCTGGGAGCAAAAGGCTTATATTTCAGGGGAATGTATTTTAGTTTTATAACCTTAACCAGTGTAGGTTATGGAGAAATAGTTCCCATATCTCTGGCTGCCCAGGCATTGACAATATTAGAGAGTGTCATGGGTGTTTTACTCCTGAGTTTTTCCCTGGGGATTGTATTTAGTTCTAATTTGAATATAAAGGAAGAACAGGAAAGAATAGAAAAAGAAAATTTACAGAAAAAGAATATAAATGGGGATATCTCCCCGGAAAAATATGAAGAATTGAAAAGAACGTTAATGACGGAGTTTCAGGATAGTTTGGATAGGAATATTGAAAGGTATATGGAAGAAAAAGATAAAAAATGA
- the mnmA gene encoding tRNA 2-thiouridine(34) synthase MnmA, with the protein MRKKEKKKMEKVIVGLSGGVDSSVTSYILKEEGYEVTAVTLQVDKNSQGEIGEAKKVADTLGIKHIVLDVSEDFEKIVVKNFLEGYSSGTTPSPCVVCDERIKMKSLIDYADSVGAKYIATGHYCNLEYSPEMDKYLLKNAADIRKDQTYMLYRLDESTLKRMKFPLYNFTKTEVREMAKKIGLVTHNKKDSQGICFAPEGYKKYLQEKLKDKIEKGNFVDEDGNIMGTHDGYQLYTIGQRRGLNLKKPRPYFILDIRPSKNEILLGDYDKLFMKEVELIDYKFVVEIDKLLEVELMGRPRFSSHGSMGKLKRISEPGREDRIYFEYEEKNPQNAKGQHMVLYYGKYLVGGGVIG; encoded by the coding sequence TTGCGAAAAAAGGAGAAGAAAAAAATGGAAAAAGTAATCGTCGGATTAAGCGGGGGAGTGGACTCCTCAGTAACGTCATATATTTTGAAAGAAGAGGGGTATGAGGTAACAGCAGTAACTCTGCAGGTGGATAAAAACTCCCAGGGAGAGATAGGAGAAGCTAAAAAAGTGGCCGATACATTAGGAATAAAACACATAGTTTTAGATGTGTCGGAAGATTTTGAAAAGATAGTAGTTAAGAATTTTTTAGAGGGATATAGCAGCGGCACAACCCCTTCCCCCTGTGTAGTATGCGATGAGAGGATAAAGATGAAGAGTCTGATAGACTATGCAGACTCGGTGGGAGCAAAATATATAGCCACAGGACATTACTGTAATTTGGAATATTCTCCAGAAATGGATAAATATCTCCTGAAGAATGCAGCAGATATACGTAAAGACCAGACCTATATGCTGTATAGATTGGATGAGAGCACCCTCAAAAGGATGAAATTTCCCCTGTATAACTTTACTAAAACAGAGGTCAGGGAGATGGCCAAAAAAATAGGATTGGTAACTCATAATAAGAAAGACAGCCAGGGGATATGTTTTGCCCCAGAGGGGTATAAAAAATACCTGCAGGAGAAATTAAAAGATAAGATAGAAAAGGGCAACTTTGTAGACGAAGATGGAAACATAATGGGAACTCATGATGGATACCAGCTCTATACCATCGGGCAGAGAAGGGGTTTAAATTTAAAAAAACCCAGACCCTATTTTATACTGGATATAAGACCTTCTAAAAACGAGATCCTTTTGGGAGACTACGATAAACTTTTTATGAAGGAGGTCGAGCTGATAGATTATAAGTTTGTGGTTGAGATAGATAAATTGTTGGAGGTAGAACTCATGGGGAGACCAAGATTCTCCAGTCATGGATCCATGGGAAAGTTAAAAAGAATATCCGAACCTGGAAGGGAAGACAGGATATATTTTGAATATGAAGAGAAAAATCCGCAGAATGCCAAGGGGCAGCATATGGTCCTGTATTACGGTAAATACCTGGTAGGGGGAGGAGTGATAGGGTGA
- a CDS encoding indolepyruvate ferredoxin oxidoreductase subunit alpha, with protein MSHRIKKDECISCGACEDICPVTCISEVEDGKRLIDEDACIDCGACAGVCPVACIDQV; from the coding sequence ATGTCGCATAGAATAAAAAAAGATGAGTGTATTTCATGTGGAGCATGTGAAGATATATGCCCGGTAACTTGTATTTCAGAGGTAGAAGACGGCAAAAGATTGATAGATGAAGATGCGTGTATCGACTGTGGAGCATGTGCAGGAGTGTGCCCGGTAGCTTGTATAGATCAAGTATAA
- a CDS encoding KpsF/GutQ family sugar-phosphate isomerase — MDIKKYAQEIFDVEIEELKKVRDKIGKEIERTARLIMECRGKVVVTGIGKSGIVGKKIAATLASTGTLTVFMNSAEGLHGDLGMVHREDVVIAISNSGNSDEVVSIIPSIKKIGAKLIAMTGNKNSKLGMEANEILDIGVEREACPMNIAPTCSTTATMVMGDALASVLIKLRNFKPENFAVYHPGGSLGRRLLMKVKDVMHSGSDLAVVGKNTGIDEILVTMTKKKLGAVCVLEDGMMTGIITEGDIRRALGNKEEFFTYKAKDIMISKFTYIQAEKMAVDALELMENRDSQISVLPVLEGQKLIGMVRIHDLLNSVN; from the coding sequence ATGGATATAAAGAAATACGCTCAGGAAATATTTGATGTTGAAATAGAGGAATTGAAAAAAGTAAGGGATAAGATAGGAAAAGAAATAGAGAGAACAGCCAGGCTGATCATGGAGTGCAGGGGAAAGGTTGTTGTTACAGGAATCGGAAAATCCGGGATAGTAGGAAAAAAAATAGCCGCTACCCTGGCTTCTACAGGAACATTGACAGTATTTATGAACTCAGCTGAAGGTCTTCATGGAGACCTTGGGATGGTACACAGAGAAGATGTGGTAATAGCTATCTCAAACTCAGGAAACAGTGATGAAGTGGTATCGATAATCCCATCAATAAAAAAAATAGGTGCAAAATTAATAGCCATGACTGGAAACAAAAATTCGAAATTAGGAATGGAAGCCAATGAAATACTGGATATAGGTGTTGAAAGGGAAGCCTGTCCTATGAATATAGCTCCTACCTGCTCTACTACAGCTACTATGGTTATGGGAGATGCTTTAGCATCGGTACTTATTAAACTCAGAAACTTCAAACCGGAAAACTTTGCTGTATATCATCCGGGAGGCAGCCTGGGGAGAAGACTGCTCATGAAGGTAAAAGATGTAATGCATAGCGGATCCGACCTTGCAGTTGTAGGAAAAAATACCGGTATAGATGAGATATTGGTGACTATGACAAAGAAAAAATTAGGAGCTGTCTGTGTATTGGAAGACGGGATGATGACAGGAATAATAACAGAGGGAGATATCAGAAGGGCATTGGGAAATAAAGAGGAATTTTTCACCTATAAAGCTAAAGATATCATGATCTCTAAATTTACCTATATTCAAGCTGAAAAGATGGCCGTAGATGCATTGGAACTAATGGAAAACAGGGATAGCCAGATTTCGGTTTTACCTGTGTTAGAGGGGCAGAAATTAATAGGTATGGTAAGGATCCATGATTTATTAAATAGTGTTAATTAA